In the Chiloscyllium plagiosum isolate BGI_BamShark_2017 chromosome 15, ASM401019v2, whole genome shotgun sequence genome, one interval contains:
- the LOC122557273 gene encoding serine protease 23-like — protein sequence MTLLQILAIIFYFAKQSSFSAIDSNMTWHRPEIPVFLPQEILKLDKPRFSAKAMPDLTTHCNEECLWKEAHPTLKDLKENLSYETVYTNGTRTLTMVDFADFDPSTFLLKQYTPRRLRRKRQIFGVDGRFDISGKQFLLHFPFSTTVKISTGCTGVLVSDRHVLTAAHCIHDGKDYVKGAKKLKVGFLQENPKTQKLAKSSKLPPKLLTRWSRVKRTQVPKGWIRSQNDLSMDYDYALLELKRPHDRPHMEITVMPTTDQVAGNRIHFSGFDSDRPGQLVYRFCRIINETPHLIYQHCDAQPGSSGSGVYAKLWLPEKQHWERKIVGIFSGHQWVDLNGVQRDYNVAVRITPLKYAQICYWIKGAYSDCHLH from the coding sequence ATGACCCTGTTACAGATCCTGGCCATTATTTTCTATTTTGCCAAGCAATCCTCGTTCTCTGCCATAGACTCCAATATGACCTGGCATAGACCTGAGATCCCAGTGTTCCTTCCCCAAGAAATACTGAAGTTGGACAAACCCCGATTCTCTGCAAAGGCTATGCCAGATCTGACCACTCACTGCAATGAGGAGTGCCTGTGGAAAGAGGCTCACCCTACCTTAaaggatttaaaagaaaatctctctTATGAAACAGTTTACACCAACGGCACTCGAACACTCACTATGGTAGACTTTGCTGACTTTGATCCAAGTACCTTTCTCTTGAAACAGTACACCCCTAGGAGATTACGGCGTAAGAGGCAGATTTTCGGAGTGGATGGAAGATTTGATATTTCTGGAAAGCAATTCTTGCTTCATTTCCCCTTTTCTACAACGGTGAAAATCTCCACAGGGTGCACAGGAGTCCTGGTGTCAGATAGACATGTGTTAACAGCAGCACATTGCATCCATGATGGGAAAGATTATGTCAAGGGGGCGAAAAAATTAAAGGTTGGGTTTTTGCAAGAGAATCCCAAAACCCAAAAGTTGGCAAAAAGTTCCAAACTTCCACCAAAATTATTGACTAGGTGGTCACGTGTCAAACGCACACAGGTACCAAAGGGTTGGATACGATCTCAGAATGACCTCAGTATGGACTATGACTATGCTTTACTGGAATTGAAGAGGCCTCATGACAGGCCACACATGGAGATCACAGTTATGCCAACTACAGACCAAGTAGCGGGCAACAGAATCCATTTTTCAGGATTTGACAGTGACCGACCTGGACAGCTGGTGTATCGATTTTGCCGAATAATCAATGAGACACCTCATCTCATCTACCAGCACTGTGACGCTCAGCCAGGCTCCAGTGGCTCCGGAGTGTATGCTAAATTGTGGTTGCCAGAGAAACAGCATTGGGAAAGAAAGATTGTCGGTATATTTTCGGGACATCAGTGGGTGGACCTCAATGGGGTGCAGCGAGATTACAATGTGGCAGTTCGCATTACACCACTGAAATATGCACAGATCTGTTACTGGATCAAAGGCGCTTATAGTGATTGTCATCTCCATTAA